The sequence TTGGATCTGTGGGCCCGGAATGTCTATATCATGGTTTTTGCTGTATAACAGCCTTACTGTTCCTATTTTATCTTCTGTATCCCAATTGAAAATTggcaataaaaatataagttggAAAAAAAATCAACCGCTAGCTTCAGGTGGAAAACCTATCGTGCCAAATATGTCTAGAGACTCCTGCCATCAAATCCTGTTCCAACCTGATCACTTGAAGCGATCGATGTCCAAGAGGCTCAATGGCATCATCCACTAATATCCTGGTCCTCAGTCCGGATCTCGCAACACAGACTCAGTAATCAGCCTCAGCACGGAACAGATATCCTCTGTGCAGATATCCTCTGTGCAGTAAACATTTACTTCGGTCCTTACAGGAGGGGGAAGTGGGAGTCTTCAAATATCATGTGCTGTCATAGGAAGCCCAGGAATGGACGTGATTTCATGTTACTGCTGCATCTAACATACACTTGATTTTCTACTGATTGGATACAATTAACATTTATCTACATATCGTACCGTGGAAGACTGTGCATATTACCTGTGCTCCTCCCTTACTTGACttatgctgctggtaaaaggatggGCCTTACATTTATGGAGAACAAAAAACATATCCTGCGCTTCTACCAATTTGGGCTAACATAAACTCGTGACATGCTTACATTTTTaacctaagtctgtgtgacaaaggagtcatttggttgcatcttttgatcaaaccaTGATTCATGTCTGCTAACCCTCGTCAAGTAGACtccgtttagcaggtacctacactgattATGTAATTTCTTTTTGACCCGTGGACTGaactttgtgaaatatgtgaaagtgaactgtgggtgcacaaataccctagtgtgaaatatGAAAACTTATACATATCTCTTCTTTCTGCCAGCCATAAACACTCACCTGCTCTTCAGTGGAGGGTGATGTGTTTACTGCTAATGAGGTGTATAATACAATtatgctaattggagaattggtaggAGCTCTGTCCTGGAAGGAGGAGCCATACACCTCCAAGGAACTGCTCAGTAAAACAGAAACCAGGCGAATCAGTTTAactttataataagggaactctgATACCAGCtattaattgcactaaatcacaaaagcatatgcttaatttatttaaccccttcagggcactgTCACATATTTCACAAATATGTCAAATAGGTTGTAATTGCGAATTGTGAACATTTTTCCATCCCCACCTATCTGTGAAATGTGTTTAGCACTCGGTCCGATGATCAACAGCCAAATAGGTGTTAACATGCCAACAGATTCTTGAACACCTTTGAGAATAAGGAATAAGGAAAGGGAAACACTGTACATCTGTTGAAGTGCTAAAGAAATGAAGGGGCtttatactgttgtaataaaTACTCAACAACTATGCCAGCTCTGAAATGAAGGTTTGTTCTGTGCAGAACTGTCAGAcgtgagctgtgtgctgcacactgcATTTTGTGGACACGGAAATTCACCATTTTTAAATGACTTCTCTTTATTAACCAGTCTGGTGTCGTATATCTTTATTAGCGAACCCAAATGATGAACTTCAAGCACTGAATATTTTTTCTATTCATGGATGTTCACTGTAAGAATAACCATCCAGTGACGCACACTTACAGTATTGGTGTACGTACAATGTGAATGTCCGACAGGTCACTAGCGATTCAGAAACTGCAACTTAACTTGGTAATAAAAAAGTTATTCCAATGTGTAATTATTATTAATGGAATCCTcttttataattaaaaaaaaaaagcgagaGGTTTTCAATTTTGTTAGTTAGTTACAATGTAAAtactagcagagagagagagagagagagagagagagagagagagagagagagagagagagagagagagagagagagagagagagagagagagagagagagagagagagagagagagagagagagagaaagagtagaTACCTATTTGTACAGTCTTAAATTACTGTGTACatcagggatgggcaactccagttctcaaggcccCCATCAGTTCaggatttcagaatatccctgcttcagcacaggtggctcaatcaggggctcagtcttcggtgggcaactccagtcctcaagggccattaacaggtcaggttctcaggatatccctgcttcagcacaggtggcccaatcagtggctgtctAAATCTGAAAATCTGACCTTTTGGTGACTGGAATTGCcgatcgaagactgagccactgattgagccacctgtgctgaagcagggatatcctgaaaacctgacttgctggtggcccttgaggactgaagatgCCCATCCCCTGGTGTATGGGCACAAACTAAGCAGAAAGAAGTCAGGCTGCAGGAATAGCAGCGAAATATCACACAATGGGCAACATTCTTCATTCTTTTATTCACAGTTGGAGATGTAGTTCACaacctgaatatatatatatatatatatatcttatcatAAAAATATGCATACCTGTATACACAATACACTTATATTAGTCAAATGTTTTCTGCAGGCAAATTAAGATTTCCCTTCAATACCAAACAATATCTGAAAGATGTGCTCACTCTGATGCTGTTTGAGGTATTCAAAGAACTGCCCCAGGTCCATATGATAGTCATTCCTGAGCCCATAATCCCCATGTGCAGCAAACATCACTTCTTCAAATGAATGAAACAGCCGCATACCATCTATCTTGCCAGTCACCTCTTTGCTCTCAGTGTGTTTGCAAGAGATGTGTTTCCACTTTGGGTAGCGGATATCGTGCCAGAACTCCTCACACTGCTCCTTCTCGCCTTCTACGCATATCACACCCGGCTTTCCTGACAAGCAGAACCCTGTCAAGTTTAGTCGCTTAGCATAGTCCACAATCTTCTTTCTTAGTTCCTGCCGATATATGTGGTGGCTGTAGATCCACATACGATGGAATGTAGTTACACATTCCTTCATGTCTGATTCAGGCTCCACATGCTGCTTAGCACTTTGTATATAAGAGGTGATGTTGTCCTGTAGCCACTGTACAGCACTAGTGATGCAGAGCTCTCCACGATCCAAAGAACTGATTTGGGACGCCAGGAATTTGTTCAGAAGTTTTTGTTGCTGCCTGTCAAGGGCACTTGACCTAACAAATAGCCGTGGTTCTTCTTGTGGGTAATTGTGAGGTAGTGACACGTGCATCTGTGCTTTTACCTGCAGGCAATAATATTAAGATTACTATTAAACGGCATGTACATCATATGTATTGCCAGCTTTACAACTGCAGGCCGGCATCACATAAATCAAAAAGGTCAGAATTTTCTAATCTGGGTCAGTGACCTTTATAATTGATAATGTATAACTTTCTACATTTCCATCCAGACTTATATACTTCTTCTTAGACACTTGCCAGGTCTTCCAAGCAGGTTATCCACTTCCACAGGGGTGCGCGTGAGATTTtcggtgggggaggggtgggtggcccttacagaggccccgcgctcttctgtGCAAGGCCTCTGTTAATTTCCTTATCTGGTCTCCGATGGCTTTGGTGATGCttctccatggcaacacggcatcaaatgatgcatcGGGTCAcgtgatgccgtgttgccatggcatgCAACATCACAtaaccccacggcgtcatttgacgctggagacaaattaggggggggggggggacgcagaCTGAAAATGTTGCAAACTCCTCCTCTAGCATATGACAATAACTATATCAAATATCAGCAAATATGTTGGTTCTGTCCAGGGTTCTGAAGTGGCCCACTTTGGCTTGCTATATTGCTAAGGCGATATAGAAAGCCAAAGTGAATACCCTGAACTAGGCCAAAAAATTCAGCCAGGACCTATACATTAATCCCTTAGAAGTCATagaggcctatgcactaaagatTCATTAAAAAAATCGGCGGGCCATTTAAAGCACcatttttatgagcgttgctatcacggtattcagaaaaccTTCATTACCGGTCATggaaaaattcacaaaacggggcGAATAGCTGGTGATCTGATGAATGACCCTCTataaaggccttacccggcgagttgtatctgctgcagagagagctgctctga comes from Ascaphus truei isolate aAscTru1 chromosome 4, aAscTru1.hap1, whole genome shotgun sequence and encodes:
- the RWDD2A gene encoding RWD domain-containing protein 2A isoform X1, which codes for MSATVKECLELQLLEMEMLFSMFPTKEEIILEDSESVLRVRRYLEGIHESLPPAIEFSIFVQIDPWVKAQMHVSLPHNYPQEEPRLFVRSSALDRQQQKLLNKFLASQISSLDRGELCITSAVQWLQDNITSYIQSAKQHVEPESDMKECVTTFHRMWIYSHHIYRQELRKKIVDYAKRLNLTGFCLSGKPGVICVEGEKEQCEEFWHDIRYPKWKHISCKHTESKEVTGKIDGMRLFHSFEEVMFAAHGDYGLRNDYHMDLGQFFEYLKQHQSEHIFQILFGIEGKS
- the RWDD2A gene encoding RWD domain-containing protein 2A isoform X2 translates to MHVSLPHNYPQEEPRLFVRSSALDRQQQKLLNKFLASQISSLDRGELCITSAVQWLQDNITSYIQSAKQHVEPESDMKECVTTFHRMWIYSHHIYRQELRKKIVDYAKRLNLTGFCLSGKPGVICVEGEKEQCEEFWHDIRYPKWKHISCKHTESKEVTGKIDGMRLFHSFEEVMFAAHGDYGLRNDYHMDLGQFFEYLKQHQSEHIFQILFGIEGKS